One genomic window of Branchiostoma floridae strain S238N-H82 chromosome 4, Bfl_VNyyK, whole genome shotgun sequence includes the following:
- the LOC118414321 gene encoding copper homeostasis protein cutC homolog produces MAAMLNVGDEFSTWAEFSEALEAFQEAHHVELSKVTSKTVANENRQLPQNVDKFPEEHIYRAVKFGCIHHGKPRSRSTGIRGNHASFKMGCPAEIYVSSDRKKRKLVIKTLNNNHNHEVNEEVLKLSPSKRILGGDFLEEASSRTRYTMEVCVDSVESAVNAEDGGASRLELCGNLMEGGTTPTLGLLRVVKQKVRIPVYVMIRPRGGDFLYSITERQVMMADLCLAKEEGADGIVLGALTEDGRIDKDLCMELIVLARPLPVTFHRAFDMVEDPSQALEDVISLGCERLLTSGCDSTVLEGLPTLKKLTEQARGRITIVPGGGINERNLPRVLEGTGAREFHCSASSFKQSGMAYRNTAVCMGGALRPPEFGYKVASTDRVRTLNQIAESTVQWSVY; encoded by the exons ATGGCTGCCATGCTGAATGTGGGCGATGAATTCTCCACTTGGGCAGAGTTCAGCGAGGCGCTTGAGGCGTTCCAGGAAGCCCACCATGTTGAGCTAAGCAAAGTGACTTCTAAGACGGTTGCAAATGAGAATAGGCAGCTGCCGCAAAACGTTGACAAGTTTCCTGAGGAACATATCTACAGGGCAGTCAAATTTGGATGTATCCATCATGGCAAACCCCGATCAAGGAGCACGGGAATTCGTGGGAATCATGC AAGCTTCAAAATGGGATGTCCAGCAGAGATCTACGTCTCCTCAGACcgcaagaaaagaaagcttGTCATCAAAACCCTCAACAACAACCATAACCATGAAGTGAATGAAGAAGTCCTGAAGTTGAGCCCCTCAAAGCGAATATTAGGAGGAGACTTTCTTGAAGAAGCCT CAAGCAGGACGAGGTACACCATGGAGGTGTGTGTGGACTCTGTGGAGTCAGCTGTAAATGCGGAGGATGGAG GTGCATCAAGGCTGGAGCTGTGTGGAAACCTGATGGAAGGAGGGACCACTCCAACTTTAG GGCTGCTGAGGGTGGTGAAGCAGAAAGTGAGGATCCCCGTGTACGTGATGATTCGCCCCCGGGGTGGGGACTTCCTGTACAGCATCACAGAACGACAGGTCATGATGGCCGACCTGTGTCTGGCCAAGGAAGAGGGTGCTGATGGGATAGTGCTTGGTGCACTTACAGA GGATGGCAGAATAGACAAGGATCTCTGTATGGAGTTGATCG TTTTAGCAAGGCCGTTGCCAGTGACTTTCCATAGAG CGTTTGACATGGTGGAGGACCCCTCCCAGGCCCTGGAGGATGTCATCTCCCTGGGCTGTGAGAGACTGCTCACCAGTGGTTGTGACTCCACCGTTTTGGAGGGTCTTCCCACCCTTAAAAAACTCACAGAACAG GCCAGAGGAAGAATCACCATAGTACCAG GTGGTGGCATCAATGAGAGGAACCTGCCCAGAGTGCTGGAGGGGACAGGAGCCAGGGAGTTCCACTGTTCGGCCAGCAGCTTCAAACAGTCGGGCATGGCGTACAGGAACACGGCTGTGTGCATGGGAGGGGCGCTCAGACCACCCGAGTTTGGCTACAAAGTGGCCAGCACAGACAGAGTCCGAACATTGAACCAGATAGCTGAATCTACTGTGCAATGGAGTGTCTATTAg